One Myripristis murdjan chromosome 17, fMyrMur1.1, whole genome shotgun sequence DNA segment encodes these proteins:
- the LOC115375502 gene encoding protein lifeguard 3-like translates to MSRSDYPPGYNDSHGLLYGPQGGNQPPPPAYGFPSYGGSPQGFPSAPYPGGPNAPPYPGQPGGYPPGPYPGQPHPAGAPGAGYPSHPPMPPPVIPPTIPSDVLSSDDDGFAARDSGWDSLSVRHSFIRKVYMILASQLLVTTAIVAIFTFVEPVRYFVQRNQAVYWASFAVYFITHMVLVCCKGPRRKHPWNVILLLIFTLAMSYMTGAIASHYDTKAVFLALAITAIVCIVVTVFCFQTKVDFTKCQGLFCVLGIVMLVTGIITAIVLSFKYIPWLHMLYAAMGAIVYTLFLAYHTQLLIGNRKHSISPEEYVFAALSIYVDIVQIFIFLLQIIGAASK, encoded by the exons ATGTCCAGGTCAGACTACCCTCCGGGGTACAATGACTCCCATGGCCTGCTGTACGGCCCTCAGGGTGGGAACCAGCCCCCTCCCCCTGCCTATGGCTTCCCCTCCTACGGTGGATCCCCGCAAGGATTCCCCTCTGCCCCCTACCCCGGTGGACCAAATGCACCTCCATACCCGGGCCAGCCAGGAGGATACCCCCCTGGCCCGTACCCAGGACAGCCTCACCCTGCTGGCGCTCCAGGAGCCGGCTACCCCAGTCACCCCCCCATGCCCCCACCTGTCATCCCGCCTACCATCCCATCAGACGTCCTGAGCTCAG ATGATGACGGGTTCGCGGCAAGAGACAGCGGTTGGGACAGTCTGAGTGTCCGGCATTCCTTCATCAGAAAG gtgTATATGATTTTGGCGTCCCAGCTCCTCGTCACCACGGCCATCGTGGCTATATTCACATTTGT TGAACCTGTCAGATATTTTGTACAGAGAAACCAAGCCGTCTACTGGGCATCATT cGCCGTGTATTTCATCACCCACATGGTGCTGGTCTGCTGCAAGGGGCCCCG GAGGAAGCACCCATGGAACGTCATTCTGCTGCTGATCTTT ACTCTGGCCATGTCCTACATGACTGGAGCCATAGCCAG ccactACGATACAAAAGCAGTGTTTCTTGCCCTGGCTATCACTGCCATCGTCTGCATCGTCGTCACTGTCTTCTGTTTCCAGACAAAG GTTGACTTCACCAAGTGCCAAGGCCTGTTCTGTGTGCTAGGGATTGTTATGCTTGTGACCGGCATCATTACAGCCATTGTGCTTTCTTTCAAATAT ATTCCCTGGCTTCACATGCTTTACGCGGCTATGGGGGCGATAGTCTACACCCTG ttcCTGGCATaccacacacagctgctgataGGCAACAGGAAGCACTCCATCAGTCCAGAGGAGTACGTGTTCGCCGCGCTCTCCATCTACGTGGACATTGTCCAGATCTTCATTTTCCTGCTGCAGATCATCGGCGCTGCCTCGAAGTAA